The Streptomyces sp. NBC_00483 genome contains the following window.
CTGGACGAGCGTGGCCTTGACGGCCTCTCCACCCGGGCGGTCGCCGACCGCCTCGGGGTGCGGATGAACACGGTGCTGTGGCACGTGAAGACCAAGGCGCGAATGTTGGAACTGATGGCCGACGCCGTCCTCGCCGACATCGGCTACGACGACCTGCCCGACGCCCCTCTGGAACGTGCCCGCGAACTGACCGGCCGCTACCGGCGCACGCTGCTCGCCCACCGCGACGGCGCCGCCCTGGTCACCGGCACCTATTCAGCAGAGCCGCACACGCTGCGCTTCGCCGACCGCCTCGTCGACGCGTTCCTGGAAGCCGGTGCCGACGAGCGCCAGGCGGCATGGACGACCTGGACGGTCAACTACTTCACCCTCGGCCTGACCCAGGAGGAACAGGCCGCCCCCGAAGAAGGCGACGAACGTCTCGACCAGGCCGTCGACCCCGCCGCACACCCGTCCCTGCAACGAGTCCTGCCCCACCTCCGACAGAACTTCGACGAGCGCTTCACCTTCGGCCTGGAGGCGATCCTGTCCCGCATCTCGGCATGACGGTGTGCCCTCCTGAGGCGTGCCCCAGGAGCTGCGGATCGGGCATCGAGGGCGTGGCAACGGTTCGGCAGCCGCCGATCTCGACGCGTTCCGCATGCAACGCCCCGCCCTGGGCACTCCTCCACGAGCCGGCCTAGCGGAATACGGGCTGCGGGGCCGGGCGAAGACTGCCATGGTGGCGGTGGAGGACAACGTGTTCGGAGCGGGTCGTGTCATACGGAGCGGGTCGTGCGGAGGGCAGCCACTCGGGCCTGTCCGCCGCGTTGCAGTCGAACCCCGCACCGGTGCCTGCGCGTCGGCCGCTGACCAGCCCAACACCCACCGGAGCCCTCATGCCCGACCCCGGAAAGCCACAGGACCAGAGCCCGCCCGGGACCCCGCTGCCGTGAACCGCGCATCTTCGGCGAACGCCCGTGACTACCGAGCGGTCGTGGTGGTGGCCTCCTCGGCCGGTGGCGTGGAGGGCCTGCGGACGCTGCTGGGCGGCCTTGACCCCGAGCTGCCGGTGACCGTGCTGGTCGCGCAACACCTGCGCCGCGGCCGCGAGACACAGATCGTTCCTGTGCTGTCCCGTGCGACCGCGCTCGAGGTCGAGCTGGCCCGGAACGGGCCCTTGCGTGCGGGAGTCGTTCATATCGCTCCACCCGACCGGCACCTGTGCGTACGGCAGGACGGCAGGAGACTGTTCCTGACGGGCGAAGAGCGGGTGAACTACGCCCGCCCGGCCGCCGATCCACTGTTCGAATCGGCGGCGACAGCCTTCGGGCGGGGCGTCATCGCCTGCGTGCTGACCGGCTCCGACGGCGACGGCGCCCAAGGTGTCTCCGCCGTCAAGGCACACGGCGGCACCGTCATCGTGCAGGACCCGGACACCGCCGCGTTTCAGGGCATGCCCCAATCGGCGATCAACACGGGCCTCGTCGACCTCGTTCTGCCTCTCGAACGCATCGCACCGGCCATTGCGGAGTGGGCGGGCCGCTGACCTGCCCGGTGGTCGACACCGCCCGCTCTTTTGTAGGGTCGAGGACACAACGAGCACGAGCTTGGGAAAACAGGCTCGCTCCAGGAGTACGAGCCACCCGCAACGGGTGTTGATCGGCCCCTGGTCATCTTGCTGACCGCGACGATGAGGAGCGAACCATGGCCACACGTCACGTGCACGACGATGCCCCTGACACCGAACAGGACTTTCTCCGGCTCGCGAACACACCCGAAGGACGCGAACGGGACACACTGGTCGAGCAGTTGGTGGAGGCCTGGCTGCCCATGGCACGCCGCCTGGCCGGCCGGTACCGCAACAAGGGTGAGAATCCCGATGACTTGAACCAGGTCGCGGCTCTGGGCCTCGTGAAGGCCGTCGAACGTTACGAACCCGGGCGCGGAGCCTTCGAGGCGTACGCGGTTCCCACGATCACCGGTGAGCTGCGCCGCCACTTCCGTGACCACACCTGGGACGTACGCGTCCCGCGGCGCGTCCAGGACCTGCGCAACAAGGTCCGTGTCGCCCGCCGGGACCTGCTCGACGAGCCCGATCACCGCCACGAACCCGACCTGGAGGAGATCGCGGCCCGGGCCGGGCTGACCCTGGACGAGGTCCGCCGGGGCATGGAGGCGCTGGAGAGTTACAGCAGCCTGTCCCTGGACGCCGAACTCGGCTCGTCCCAGGACGGAGGGGACGGAATTAGTCTCGCCGACACGCTCGGCCAGGAGGAGCCCGAGTACGATCTGGTCGCCGACCGGGAAGCAGCCAAGGAAGGCCTACGGACACTCCCGGAACGTGAGCGCTCCATCCTCTACATGCGCTTCTTCGAGGACATGACGCAGTCCCACATCGCCCAGGAAATGGGCGTCTCCCAGATGCACATCTCCCGCCTCATCAGCCGCAGCTGTGCCCAGGTACGGGAGTACGCGGCACCTGACATCACCGAGAGTCAGCAGGCTGCCTGACGGTTCAGACGACCACCCTCCCGCCCCCGCTCCGAACGGACATAGCGGCTCGTTCGTTGGGCACGCGGAGAGAACTGTTCACGCACCGGCACAGGGCCGATCGTGCGCCGGTTACCTGAAAGGAACGTGCCGCATGCGCAGTGTCGGGGTGGAAGAGGAACTGCTGCTCGTCGACCGTGACACCGGCGAGGCACGCGCCATGTCGAGCGCGGTCATGGCGGTCGCCGCCCGCGAGGGCGATGAGGCCTTCGAGGCCGAACTGCACCGCGAGCAGCTGGAGTTCGCCACCAGCCCGCACGAGGCGACGTCGGATCTCGCCGTGGACATCGCCCAGTGCCGCAGGGCCGCCACCGATCACGCGGAGAAGCTGGGCTGCGCGGCCGCCGCTCTTGCCACGTCCCCGCTCCCGGTGAGTCCCACCGTGGGTACCGGTGCACGTCACCAGTGGCTGGCGGAGGAGTTCGGCCTGACCACGCAGGAGCAGCTCACCTGCGGCTGCCACGTCCATGTGTCAGTCGACTCGGACGAAGAGGGCGTCGCCGTGCTGAACCGGATCCGTCCCTGGCTGTCGGTGCTCGTCGCGCTGAGCGCCAACTCGCCGTTCTGGCAGGGCAAGGACTCCGGGTACAGCAGCTATCGCAGCCGGGTGTGGGGGCGTTGGCCGTCCGCGGGGCCGGTGGAACTCTTCGACGACGCCGCCGCGTACCACCGCCAGGTCGAGTCCATGGTCGCCACCGGTGTCGTACGGGACGAGGGCATGGTCTACTTCGACGCCCGGCTGTCGGCCGCCCACCCGACCGTCGAGGTGCGCGTCGCCGATGTGTGTCTCGAACCGTCGACGACCGTTCTGCTCGCCATGTTGGTACGTGGTCTGGTCGAGACGGCGGCACGCGAGTGGCGCTCCGGCGAACCCGCTGCCGACCACCCCGTGGCGCTCCTGCGCCTCGCGGCCTGGCGCGCAGGCCGCTCGGGCCTCGACGATCAGCTCGTGAGCCCCCTGCTGATGCAGCCCGTACCGGCCCGGACCGCCGTGGACTCGCTCCTGGAACACGTGCGGCCCGCGCTGGAGGACGCCGGTGACTTCGAAGAGGCCCAGGCACTGGTGTCCCGGCTGCTGCGCGACGGCAACGGCACCCGCCTGCAACGCGAGGCCTTCCGGCGTACGGGCAGCCTGCGGGAGGTGGTCGCGGAGTGTGTGCGCAGGACCCACAGTGGCGTGTGAGGCACCCGCCTCCGCAAGGACAACACCGAAGTCAGGCCTGCCGCGAGTGCACCGGCCCACGCCGCCGATGAAGAGCACCGGCGCGGCCACCCAGGGCGCGATGTCCAGCGGGTGCCACCGCCACGATCGTCACGTCGACCAGGCTCATGAAGCCGGCCACCAAGGTGGTCGCCGGATTCGGCGTGCTCCGTGGATCGGCATCCTCGGTAGCGTGGCCATCTACTGCACGGGGTGTCCATGGGAGGCCATGGGAGGCCATGGGTCCGGCCGACCCCTGCAGGTCCCCCGACGGAGAGTGATGAGGCGGCAATGAGTGAACTGACGAAACCCGAGGTCGACGTTCCCGAAGGCGAAGCTCCCACCGAGCTGACCATTCGGGACCTGGTCGTCGGGGACGGGGCCGAGGTGAAGCCGGGCATGGTGGTCAGGGTCCACTATGTCGGGGTGACCTTCGCGTCCGGGAAGGAGTTCGACGCCTCCTGGGACCGGGGCGAGCCGTTCAAGTTCGCCGTGGGCGGTGGCAAGGCCATCAAGGGCTGGGACCGCGGGGTGAGGGGGATGAAGGTCGGCGGTCGGCGCGAGATCATCGTTCCCCCGCGTCTCGGCTACGGCAACCAGTCGCCCTCGCCGTTGATCCCGGCGGGCTCGACCCTGGTCTTCGTGGTGGACCTGCTCGACTCGTATTCCAGGACAACCGGGTGGAGCAACTCCTGACGAGCTCGTGCATCCATCACTGCGATTCACCACGCCACAGCAGGCACTTTCGCAACCAGCCCTAGAGGCCCCACAGCCCCTTGCCCACGGCCAAGGCGCCGCCCGCCACGGCGAGGCCGAGCACCATCACCCGGACAGCGCGCTCGGGGACCCGCCCGGCCAGGCCCCAGCCCACGAGGGCACCGGCGGTGAGGGCCGCGCCCGCCACCCACCAGGCCCGTCGGTCGAGCCCCGGCAGGCCTCCGGCGGCGACCGAGACGACGTTCACCACGACGCCGTAGAACTGGGCGTTCGGCACGAACTCGCGCATGGACCAGCCCGCGTTCACCCCGTACAGGGACATCGGGGGTCCGCCGACGCCGGCCGCCGCGTTCATGAATCCGCCCGCGCCGCCGGCGGCGAGCGCCCCGCCCGTGCCGCCGAGGGCGGGCAGCCGCAGTCCCCGCGCGACCAGGCCGACGGCGAGGCAGACCAGGGAACCGAGCACGACCATCAGGACGGGTTCCGGCAGCCGGGCCGCCGCCCAGGTGCACACCGGCACCGTGCACACGGACGCGGCGACGAACGGCGCCATCGCCCGCAGTCGCACCCGGCGCCAGCCGCCCGCCAGGCCCGCGCAACTGACCACTCCCGCGGCGCAGTTGGCGAGCAGTACCCCGTCATTCGGGCCGAGTAGAAGCACCAGGGCGGGCACGGCGACCAGTGCGAAGCCCATCCCGGTCAGCCACTGCACGCATCCGGCGACCGCGACTGCGCAGGCCAGCACCACATCACTCACCGCGCGAGCGTAAGAGCCCACGAGCCGGAGAAGAACCCCTGTGACAGCGTAGCCGTGGCGTACCACGAGGAGCACGGCCCGTAATTGCCGACGGCGGTGTTCACCGCCGTCGGCACCTACTGCGGCCTGTCCATCGATGAGGCCGCGGTGAAGGCCGGCAGTCTTCCCGGCGTGCTCGTCCCCATGCCCTGACCACCACAGCCGACGACGTCGACCCCCACCATGGAACATCTGCCGTGGGGGGTAACGACAGGGTCCCCCACCTTCGGCGGCGTCTCCTTACGCTGGCCGCATGGACAACCGGCAAGAAGTCAGTGCATTCCTGAAATCGCGCCGCGCCAGGATCACCCCGGAGCAGGCGGGTCTGCCCGTGTACGGGCAGCGGCGGGTGCCCGGGCTGCGCCGGGGAGAGGTCGCGATGCTCGCCGGGATGAGCGTCGAGTACTACACGCGCATGGAGCGCGGCAATCTCGCGGGGGCCTCCGACAGCGTCCTGGACGCCCTCGCTCAGGCCTTGCGCCTGGACGACACCGAGCGGGACCACCTGTACGCCCTGGCGCGGACGGCCGGCAGCAGCCCGGCGCGCGGCCGGCGCCGCTCGAAGAGGGCGACCGTTCGGCCCAGTGTGCTGCGCATCGTCGAGGGCCTGCACGACCAGCCCGCGTACGTACGCAACAACCGTATGGACATCCTGGCCGCCAATCCGCTTGCGCGGGCCCTGCACTGCGAGCTGTTCGCGACCGCGACCGAGCCGGTCAACACCTGCCGGTTCGTCTTCCTCGACCCGCGGGCCACCCGCCTCTACCCCGACTGGGAACGGGTGGCCCGCGAAGGCGTGGGGGTGCTGCGGGTCGAGGTCGCCAAGAACCCCTACGACCGTGAGCTGTCGAACCTGATCGGTGAGCTGTCGACCCGCAGTGACGCCTTCCGCACCATGTGGGGCGCGCAGGACGTGCACGTCTTCACCGAGGGCACGAAGCGGTTCCTGCATCCGGCGGTGGGCGAGATGGAGCTGGTCCACGAGACCTTGGACCTGCCCGGTGACGACGGCCTGTCCATCACCGTCTACAGCGCCGATCCCGGGACACCCGCCGCCGACGCCCTGCGGCTCCTGGCCAGCTGGGCCGCCACCCAACGGCAGGAAACGGCCGCGGAGCAGTCCGGCGCCGAGGGCTGACGCCGAACCCCGTCCCGCCTCGGCGCGGAGGGGTGCCCTGCCGTTACCCCTCACGAACGTGACTGTTTGCCGCCCGCCGCGACTGGTTCCGTAGATCTCGGCGGGGTGTTCACGCCCCCGCCGGTACGTCCCCACGGCACGTCCGCCCCCGGTCGCTCTCCAGCGCCCGCCGCGCGTGCCGTCCGATCGAAAGGACCCTCGGTGACTTCCGCCGCGTCCCCCTCCCCCACCACCGGGCAAGGCCCCACAGCCGGCACTTCGCCGGAGCACGACGGCAGCGCGCCCGTCCTCACAGAGAAGGTCAAACTGCCGCCGGTGGTATGGCTGTTGGGTGCCATCACCTTCATCATGGGCACCAGCGAGATGATCGTCACCGGCCTGCTGCCGCAGCTCTCCGGCGCCCTCGGGGTGACCGTGTCCAGCGCCGGAATGCTGATCACCATCTTCGCCGTCGGCATGATGATCGGCGCCCCGGTGATGTCCCTGGCCACCCTGCGCCTGCCACGCCGCAACGCATTGATCGCCGCACTGCTCGTCTTCGCCGCCGGCCACGTCGTCGGCGCCCTGAGCTCCGGCCTGGGGCTCGCCATGGTGGGCCGGTTCGCCGCGGCGCTGGGCAACGGCACCTTCTGGGCCGTGGGCGCGGTGATCGCGACCGCCGCCGCGGGCCCGGCCGCCGGCACCCGCGCCATGGGCGTCATGGTCGGCGGCACCACCCTCGCCAACGTCGTCGGCGTGCCCCTGGGCACCGCCGCCGGCCAGCTGTCCGGCTGGCAGACCCCCTTCTGGGTGCTCGCCGCCCTCGCCGTGATCGCCGCCGCTGTGATCGTGCGCCGGCTGCCCGCCGACCGTGGTGGGGCCGACGGCACGCTGCGCGCCGAGACGGCCTCGCTCAAGCACCCGCGCCTGTGGCTGGTCTACCTGGCCATCGCGCTCATCCAGGGCGGCGTCATGGCCGCCTACAGCTACGTCGCCCCGCTGCTGACCGACCGCGCCGGCCTCGCCGAGGCGGCGGTACCACTGGCCATGCTCGGCTTCGGCGCCGGCGCGCTGGCCGGCACCACGCTCGGCGGCCGCCGCGGCGACAGCAAGCCCTACGGCACCCTCATCCCCGCCACCGCGGCTACAGCCGCGATCCTGGCCGCGATCACCCTGTGGGCGACCAGCAGCGTTCTCGCCGTGGTCCTGGTCGTGCTGCTCGGCGCCGCCGGCTTCGCGACCAATCCGGTCGTGGTCGGTGAGGTGGTCCGCGTCGCCGGAGCCGGCCGGGCCCTGCCCATGGCGCTGGCCACGTCCGCGTTCCAGGTCGGCATCGCCCTCGGCTCCTGGCTCGGGGGCGCCGCCCTCACCTCCGCCTTGTCCCTGCAGGGGCCGCCGCTGACCGGCATGATCCTCGCCCTTCTGGCGCTGGTGCCGCTGGGCCTGCTGGCCGCCTCGCGGCGCAAGGCGGGAACGGTGACGCAGAGCTGACCGGGGCCGGGGTCGGGACCGGGAGCACGTTCACCTGCCCCCGCCCGGCAGCGGTGGCTCTGGATGCGCGAACACCCCCTCAACGACAGGGTGTTGCGGTGTCTCAGCGGCACGCGCAGATCGTCATCACCTCGTAACTGCGCTTCCCCCGAACACATCCGGTCAGGCAGGCTCAAGATCGAACAAGGGAACGGCCCGACCGGCCGACCGACCGCACATCCATACATCAACGGGGGAACCACATCATGTTTCGCAACCACCGCCGCAAGGCCGTCCTCACCGCCGCCGCTCTGATGGCCACGACCACGTTGCTCACGGCCTGCCAGGGCGGCGCGGACGGGGGCGACGCGTCGAGCAGTTCCGGGTCGTCGACCGCGGCCTCGGATGCGAAGGACAAGTCCGGAGCCGACGACGCGGGTTCCGCGGGCGGCAGCACGGAGTCGCAGGCCGGCAGCGGTTCCGGTTCCGGGGGGACGTCGCAGGGCAAGGGCGTGAGCGGAACCTGGTTCGGCACCGTCTCCTACCTGGCGCCCGGCAAGTACACCGTCAGCGATCTGAAGGACACCGAGCAGGCGTTCTTCACCTCGACCGACACCAACATCCAGGGTGCCGGCCGCATCTGCGGCGACGCCGAGGGCCAGGCCGCCACGCCGTGCACCGAGAAGGAACTCGAAGCCGCGGCAAGGAAGGGCGTACCCGCCACGGTGAAGGTCAAGAACGGCACGGCGGTCAGCATCGTCGAGGACCACTCCAGCAGCGGTGGCGACGACTCGGACACCGTCAAGCCGAGCGGCACGCGCTCCGGGGAACTCGGCTACCTGGCCCCGGGCAAGTACTCCCTGGTCGACAGCGACGGGAACACCAGCTCGTTCTTCAGCGCCACCGCCACGACCATCAACGGCAACGGCTGGATCTGCGGCGAGAACGGCGACAACAAGCGCTGCACCGAGGGCGAGCTCGAGGCCGCGGCGAAGAAGGGCGGCGTGCGGGTCGTCGTCAAGCTGTACAACGGCGCCGCAGTCACCATCGACGAAGAGCACAACTGAGCCACCTCCGGCCCGACTCTCTCGTAAGCCCCCGGCAAGTGGGTCCGACGTTCCGGACCTCTCGTCGGGGGCTCACGACGTAAGGAGTCGGCCGGACGGATCGACATCGAACTCCCGCGGAAAGCCTGGCGCCTTCGAGGTGCAGCTGTTAGCTTCCCCTCCCGTCAATCATACATTCAGTCACAGCATGTATGAATGGAGGGGCCATGCAGGGAAAGACCGCCGTGGTGCTCGGTGGCAGCGTCGCGGGACTGTGCGCCGCGGGTGCGCTCGCGCGCCATTTCGACAAGGTGATCGTCCTGGAACGGGACCAACTCCCGCCGGACGCCGAGCATCGACGCGGTGTACCGCAGAGCAAGCACCCGCACTTCCTGCTCAACTCCGGGCGCCGCGCGATCGGTGAGATCTTCCCCGGCTTCGAGGACGCGCTGATCGCCGCCGGCGGCATGCTCCTGATGCCGTCGCTGGACGCGGCGTACTGCGAGAACGACGGCTGGGCCGCGCGCAAGTCCAGTTCGATGACGATGGTCTACAGCTCCCGCGTGCTCATCGAGCGGGTCCTGCGCGACAAGGTCCGTGAGCTCCCTGCCATCGAGATCCGCGAGGGCGTGGCCGTCACCGGACTGCGTACCAGCGTGGGCGACACAACACCCGGGCGCGTAGCAGGAGTTGAGTTCCGTACGGAGGACGGCTCGGGTTCGCTGGACGCCGAGCTCGTCGTCGACGCGCTGGGGCGGGGCTCCTCCGTGGCGGACTGGCTGAGTGGGGCGGGGTGGCCGGCGGCCGAGGAGAGGACCCTCGACGCCAAGGTCACCTACACCTCACGGTGGTACGACCTGCCGCCCGCCGACCGGCGTCCCGCGTCGTGGTGGTGGAAGCACCTGGTCGTCACCCCGACCCAGGACACCGGCGGCCACCCCGAGGAGCACGAGTTCCTCAGCAACTTCTTCCCGATCGAGGGTGATCGGGCCATCGTGTGCATGGGGGCGTGGGGCCTGCGGATGCCGCGCGACGTGGACACGTTCGAGGCCGCGGCGGACCGTGTGCGGGCGGCGGCCTTCGGGCGGGCGATGCACGACAGCACGCCCACGTCCGAAGTGCACCTGACCCGCTCGACCGGAAACAAGTGGCGCCGCTTCGACCTGCTGGACCGGCCGCCCCTCGGCCTGGTGAGTGTCGGTGACTCCATCTGCGCGTTCAATCCGTTCTACGCCCAGGGCATGAGCTCGGCGGCCCGTTCCGCGCTCATCCTCGCCGAGCTGCTGCGCGCCCGCGACACCCTCGACGGCACCTTCTTCCGCGAGTTCCTCGATCGGCAGAAGGAGTCGCTCGACGTGCCCTGGATGCTCGCGATGGCGCGCGACCAGGCCTACGACTTCGCGACCGGCACCGAAGTCGTCCCCGGCTGGCGCCGCAGGATCGCTGCACGCATGAGCTGGCCGGTCTTCAACGCGACCACCGCCACGAGCCGCGAGGACGACTACGTGGACCGGACGTTCACCGCCGTCTTCAACCTCGACAAGTCGCTGCGGGAGATGGCCACCGACCCGCGCTTCTGGCTCCGTATCGCGCGCTACAAGGTGCGCGAGCTGCGCGGCCGCACGGTCGTTCCCCACGGCTTCGACGACCAACAGGACCCGCCCGGAACCGACTTCACCGGCATCACGAAGGCCAACTCCCGGACCTACGAGAACCGTTCGCCCGCCACCGAGACCGACCTCGTCAACGACTGAGACACCACCGCCGACCGACTGGAATCGCCCCGAACCGACTGGAACCAACCGGAACCGACTGGAGGAGTGACGAATGGGCTACTCATGCGACTCCGCGGCCGAGCGCCTCGCGGAAGGGCTCGGCTTCTCGTGCCATGACGCGGCTCCGATCGTGGACTTCCGCAACCCGTTCGGCCTGGAGAGCGGCACCATGCCGTACCTGGAACTGCTCGTCATCGGTGGGGCGGTGTTCGCCTTCGTCCACGCCTGGCGACGGTGGCGCCGCGACGGCGACCCGGTCAACATCTCGCTGTGGTTCGCCTCGGTCGTCTACCTGGCGGTGATCGAGCCGCCGCTCTACTTCCCGAGCTGGTTCGGGCTCCAGGAGTACGTCGGCTTCATCTTCTCCCACAACGTGTTCACCGTGCAGTTCATGTACGACCGGCTGCCGCTGTACATCGTGGCGTTCTATCCGGCGCTGTCGCAGCTCGCCTACGAACTCGTCCGCGCCCTGGGCGGCTTCACCCGGCGCGGCCGCCTTTCCGGTCCGGTCGCCGGGTCGCTGGCCGTCGCGTTCGTCTGCCAGGTGTTCTACGAGATCTTCGATCAGCTCGGGCCGCAGCTGAAGTGGTGGGCCTGGAATCCCGGCAACACGATGATCAACGAACCGGCGCTCGCCTCGGTCCCGATGAACAGCATGTTCCTGTTCGCGTCGGTGTCCTTCGGCGCGATGACCTACCTCGTCGTACGGTTTGTCGGCGCACGGGACGGCCGTGCCACGCTCACCGGCCGGCAGATCGGCCTGCGCACCGTCGCCGCCGGTGTCCTGACACCGTTGGCGATGGGCATCGCCGGTGTGCCCAGCAACCTCTTCGCGGGCGGGGACCAACTCGGCATCCAGCGAGCCATCCTCGGCGTCGAGATCGCCCTCGTCTGGATCGTCGGCCTCTACCTGCTCGCGGACGCGTGGCGTGCGCGCCGTTCGCAGCCGATGCCGGTTGCTGCCGCGTCGCCGGGGTTCGCGAGGACGTATCCGGCGCTGTACCTCGTCGTCCATGTCGTGCTCTGGCTGGTCGCGTTGCCCGCCTACGTCGATGCGTCCAGCGGCGTCACCGAGCAGGGCACACCGGTCGGCAGCCTCTGGTACACCGCTCTGTGCGCCGTCGCCGCGACCGGCCTGGTCGTGGCCGCACTCCGCGCAACCAGGCCCCAACCGGCCGTGGAGCCTGTGCGATCCTGAGGCAATGGGGCACCACGGCTGGGGAGGCCGACCTCCCGCATCGGACGCGGAGGCACGGCAGCGGATCATCGACGCGACCGCCCGCTGCGTCGACCGGCACGGCGTCACGAAAACGACCCTGTCCGACGTCGCGGCCGAACTCGGCGTCACCCGCCAGACCGTGTACCGCCACTTCGGGCGACTCAGCGACATCGTCGCCGAGGTGGCGGCCCAGGGCGCCGAGTCGTTCGTCGACCTGATGATCGCGCACCTGCAAGGCATCACGGAACCGGCCGAAGCCGTCGTCGAGGGCATGGTCTTCTGCGTACGGACCATCCCCACCGAGCCACGCCTGAGCCTTCTGCTGCAACTCGGCGACACCACCGCCTTCGGCCGCGGCGCCACCACCAGTGACACCATCGGCTACGGCGCCAGGATGCTGCGGCGCTTCCCCGTCGACTGGGCCGCCGCGGGCGTCGGCGACAAGGACCTCGACGGCCTCGCCGAGATGATCATGCGGCTCCTGACCTCACTGCTCCAGCACCCCGGTGAGCCACCACAGGACGAGACCCGACTCCGCACCCTCCTCAACCGCTGGCTGGCCCCGGCCCTGTCCCGGACGGCGGCGTCGGCGGGCGTGACGGGTGACTCGGCCTGACCAGTCGAGCCGAGCCGTCCCGGCCATGAGCGTCAGCCTTCGAACTCAGCGGAGACTGCAACCGCGGCCATCATGTGAGAGCGATCAACTGGCCGTATCTGTGGCCCCGCCTGACAGGAATTCGCGAGCCCCGCGCATCCTGGTGCGGAGACTGCGCTGGGTTCCGCTGCTGTCCAGACGCACGTCCAGCGGTCCAGGCACGCCCGTGTCGGCCCGTCGCCGCGCAGGCAGAGTGGCCGGGTCGAGGCCATCGCGGCGAGCGATCAGGAGGCCGAGTTCGTGACGGCTGACCGCGTCCGGCCCTGCGACGTGGCGGATTCCGGCGTGATCGGAGGACGCTAGTTCCAGAATCGCGGCAGCAAGGTCCGACACATGCACGGGGCAACGGACATCGTCGGTGAACAGGGCCCCGTCACGGCGCCCACCGGACAGCTCATGCACCAACGTCTCGTGCGCGGAATCCCCATCGCCGATGATCAGCGACGTTCGGGCGATGACGGCTGCCGGGGCCAGCAGACGGATCGCGGTCTCGGCGGCGGCCTTTGCGGCGCCGTAGGGCGTGATCGGAT
Protein-coding sequences here:
- a CDS encoding SDR family oxidoreductase, whose translation is MTLLIIGGSGFLGGELVRQATASGHAVAATFMRNPGRSSEVQWLPLDLRNRAEIASVLDEVDPRVVVNAASRKADWATTAEGAIQVAMAAAGRGARLVHVSSDAVFSGAQAYYDEAAAPDPITPYGAAKAAAETAIRLLAPAAVIARTSLIIGDGDSAHETLVHELSGGRRDGALFTDDVRCPVHVSDLAAAILELASSDHAGIRHVAGPDAVSRHELGLLIARRDGLDPATLPARRRADTGVPGPLDVRLDSSGTQRSLRTRMRGAREFLSGGATDTAS
- a CDS encoding TetR/AcrR family transcriptional regulator; translated protein: MGHHGWGGRPPASDAEARQRIIDATARCVDRHGVTKTTLSDVAAELGVTRQTVYRHFGRLSDIVAEVAAQGAESFVDLMIAHLQGITEPAEAVVEGMVFCVRTIPTEPRLSLLLQLGDTTAFGRGATTSDTIGYGARMLRRFPVDWAAAGVGDKDLDGLAEMIMRLLTSLLQHPGEPPQDETRLRTLLNRWLAPALSRTAASAGVTGDSA
- a CDS encoding FAD-dependent oxidoreductase is translated as MQGKTAVVLGGSVAGLCAAGALARHFDKVIVLERDQLPPDAEHRRGVPQSKHPHFLLNSGRRAIGEIFPGFEDALIAAGGMLLMPSLDAAYCENDGWAARKSSSMTMVYSSRVLIERVLRDKVRELPAIEIREGVAVTGLRTSVGDTTPGRVAGVEFRTEDGSGSLDAELVVDALGRGSSVADWLSGAGWPAAEERTLDAKVTYTSRWYDLPPADRRPASWWWKHLVVTPTQDTGGHPEEHEFLSNFFPIEGDRAIVCMGAWGLRMPRDVDTFEAAADRVRAAAFGRAMHDSTPTSEVHLTRSTGNKWRRFDLLDRPPLGLVSVGDSICAFNPFYAQGMSSAARSALILAELLRARDTLDGTFFREFLDRQKESLDVPWMLAMARDQAYDFATGTEVVPGWRRRIAARMSWPVFNATTATSREDDYVDRTFTAVFNLDKSLREMATDPRFWLRIARYKVRELRGRTVVPHGFDDQQDPPGTDFTGITKANSRTYENRSPATETDLVND